In a single window of the Gossypium hirsutum isolate 1008001.06 chromosome A13, Gossypium_hirsutum_v2.1, whole genome shotgun sequence genome:
- the LOC107893494 gene encoding plant intracellular Ras-group-related LRR protein 6 produces MMYEEQQQQQQQQVMMRMAELNNNNQKGDERSGRRFIEDEERLNIVDLSGMSLDSLPKPSLNLTTICKLNLSNNNLQSIPESLTARLLNVVALDVHSNQLKFLPNSIGCLSKLKTLNVSGNLLQSLPKTIENCRSLEELNANFNKLTKLPETIGFELINLKKLAVNSNKLIFLPRSITHLTSLRVLDARLNCLRALPEDLENLINLQILNVSQNFQYLQNLPYSIGLLISLLELDVSYNKITTLPDSMGCMKKLQKLSVEGNPLVSPPAEVFEQGLHAVKGYLSEKMNGGHKSPPKKKSWVGKLVKYGTFSGYTLRGTSNGEREGFFISEYRSIDGLASPRHIGMFSPRRLFSPGRYFTR; encoded by the exons ATGATGTACGAagagcagcagcagcagcagcagcagcaagtGATGATGAGAATGGCGGAATTGAACAACAACAATCAGAAGGGAGATGAGAGAAGTGGGAGAAGGTTTATAGAAGATGAAGAGAGGTTGAATATAGTGGATTTGAGTGGGATGTCTTTGGATTCTCTTCCCAAACCTTCCCTAAATTTGACTACCATTTGTAAATTAAACCTCTCCAATAATAATCTTCAG AGCATACCAGAATCGTTGACGGCAAGGTTACTGAATGTGGTGGCGTTGGATGTGCACTCAAATCAGCTCAAGTTTCTCCCAAACTCCATCGGCTGTCTCTCTAAGCTCAAGACACTCAACGTCTCCGGCAACCTTCTCCAGTCTCTCCCTAAAACCATTGAAAATTGCAG GTCATTAGAAGAACTGAATGCCAACTTCAACAAGCTCACAAAGCTGCCAGAAACTATTGGATTCGAGCTCATAAACCTGAAGAAGCTCGCAGTGAACTCAAACAAGTTGATATTCCTCCCTCGATCCATCACTCACCTCACTTCCCTACGAGTCCTCGACGCCCGCCTCAATTGCCTCCGAGCCCTCCCTGAGGACTTGGAGAACTTAATCAACTTACAAATCCTCAACGTTAGCCAAAACTTCCAGTACCTCCAAAACCTACCCTACTCCATCGGCCTCCTCATTTCACTCTTGGAACTGGACGTCAGCTACAACAAGATAACCACCTTACCCGATTCAATGGGCTGCATGAAGAAGCTCCAGAAGCTTAGCGTGGAAGGGAACCCTTTGGTTTCACCACCGGCGGAGGTGTTCGAGCAAGGGTTACATGCGGTGAAGGGGTATTTGAGTGAGAAAATGAATGGGGGGCATAAAAGCCCCCCGAAGAAGAAATCGTGGGTGGGGAAGTTGGTAAAATATGGGACCTTCAGTGGGTACACTTTGAGAGGGACATCAAACGGGGAGAGAGAAGGGTTCTTCATTTCGGAATATAGATCCATTGATGGTCTTGCTTCACCTCGGCACATAGGGATGTTCTCTCCCCGCCGACTCTTCTCTCCTGGTAGGTACTTTACCCGATGA